One genomic segment of Manis pentadactyla isolate mManPen7 chromosome 1, mManPen7.hap1, whole genome shotgun sequence includes these proteins:
- the GATA2 gene encoding endothelial transcription factor GATA-2, giving the protein MEVAPEQPRWMAHPAVLNAQHPDSHHPGLAHNYMEPAQLLPPDEVDVFFNHLDSQGNPYYANPAHARARVSYSPAHARLTGGQMCRPHLLHSPGLPWLDGGKAALSAAAAHHHNPWTVSPFSKTPLHPSAAGGPGGPLSVYPGAGGGSGGGSGSSVASLTPTAAHSGSHLFGFPPTPPKEVSPDPSTTGAASPASSSAGGSAARGEDKDGVKYQVSLTESMKMESGSPLRPGLAAMGTQPATHHPIPTYPSYVPAAAHDYSSGLFHPGGFLGGPASSFTPKQRSKARSCSEGRECVNCGATATPLWRRDGTGHYLCNACGLYHKMNGQNRPLIKPKRRLSAARRAGTCCANCQTTTTTLWRRNANGDPVCNACGLYYKLHNVNRPLTMKKEGIQTRNRKMSNKSKKNKKGAECFEELSKCMQEKSAPFSAAALAGHMAPVGHLPPFSHSGHILPTPTPIHPSSSLSFGHPHPSSMVTAMG; this is encoded by the exons ATGGAGGTGGCGCCCGAGCAGCCGCGCTGGATGGCTCACCCCGCCGTGCTGAACGCGCAGCACCCCGACTCGCACCACCCGGGCCTGGCGCACAACTACATGGAGCCCGCGCAGCTGCTGCCTCCCGACGAGGTGGACGTCTTCTTCAACCACCTTGACTCACAGGGCAACCCTTACTACGCCAACCCGGCCCACGCGCGGGCGCGCGTCTCCTACAGCCCCGCGCACG CCCGCTTGACCGGAGGCCAGATGTGCCGCCCACACTTGTTGCACAGTCCTGGGTTGCCCTGGCTGGATGGGGGTAAAGCGGCCCTCTCTGCAGCTGCAGCGCATCACCACAACCCCTGGACCGTGAGCCCCTTCTCCAAGACGCCGCTGCACCCCTCAGCTGCTGGAGGCCCTGGAGGGCCCCTCTCCGTGTAcccaggggcagggggtgggagcGGGGGAGGCAGTGGGAGCTCTGTGGCCTCCCTCACCCCCACCGCAGCCCACTCTGGCTCCCACCTCTTTGGCTTCCCACCCACACCACCCAAGGAAGTGTCTCCGGACCCTAGCACCACTGGGGCTGCCTCCCCggcctcctcctctgcagggggTAGTGCAGCCCGAGGTGAAGACAAGGATGGCGTCAAGTACCAGGTGTCACTGACAGAAAGCATGAAGATGGAAAGCGGCAGCCCCCTGCGCCCAGGCCTGGCTGCCATGGGCACACAGCCGGCCACACACCACCCCATCCCCACCTATCCCTCCTATGTGCCGGCCGCTGCCCACGACTACAGCAGTGGACTCTTCCACCCTGGAGGCTTCCTGGGCGGCCCTGCCTCCAGCTTCACCCCTAAGCAGCGCAGCAAGGCCCGCTCCTGCTCAG AAGGCCGGGAGTGTGTCAACTGCGGGGCCACAGCCACCCCTCTCTGGAGGCGCGACGGCACCGGCCATTACCTGTGCAATGCCTGCGGGCTCTACCACAAGATGAACGGGCAGAACCGGCCGCTCATCAAGCCCAAGCGGAGACTG TCGGCCGCCAGGAGAGCAGGCACCTGCTGTGCGAATTGTCAGACGACAACCACCACCTTATGGCGCCGAAACGCCAACGGGGACCCTGTCTGCAATGCCTGTGGCCTCTACTACAAGCTGCACAAT GTGAACAGGCCACTGACCATGAAGAAGGAGGGGATTCAGACTCGGAACAGGAAGATGTCCAACAAGTCCAAGAAGAACAAGAAAGGGGCCGAGTGCTTTGAGGAGCTATCCAAGTGCATGCAGGAGAAGTCGGCCCCCTTCAGCGCCGCCGCCCTGGCTGGACACATGGCGCCCGTGGGCCACCTCCCGCCCTTCAGCCACTCGGGACACATCTTGCCCACCCCGACGCCCATCCAcccctcctccagcctctcctTCGGCCACCCCCACCCATCCAGCATGGTAACCGCCATGGGCTAG